In a genomic window of Acidimicrobiia bacterium:
- a CDS encoding ribosome-binding factor A translates to MPKRARTRSHSTARDYPRTARLNKLFQEILAEELELLDDDRLELVTIMSVDCEADLRRATVYFDTLAGEDDDEVVLEALGNQRHRLQAAIGRQTSVKRTPELVFKPDDVARGAVRLEEVLRQIRDGEV, encoded by the coding sequence ATGCCCAAGCGTGCCCGCACCCGCAGCCACAGCACGGCCCGGGATTACCCGCGTACCGCGCGTCTGAACAAGTTGTTCCAGGAGATCCTGGCCGAGGAACTCGAGCTACTCGACGACGATCGCCTGGAGTTGGTGACGATCATGTCGGTGGACTGCGAGGCCGATCTGCGTCGTGCCACGGTGTATTTCGACACCCTCGCCGGGGAGGACGACGACGAGGTGGTGTTGGAGGCCCTCGGGAATCAACGCCATCGCCTGCAGGCGGCGATCGGTCGGCAGACGAGTGTGAAGCGGACGCCGGAACTGGTGTTCAAACCCGACGATGTAGCGCGGGGGGCGGTTCGGCTCGAAGAGGTGCTGCGCCAGATCCGCGACGGCGAGGTCTGA